Proteins encoded within one genomic window of Eurosta solidaginis isolate ZX-2024a chromosome 1, ASM4086904v1, whole genome shotgun sequence:
- the LOC137237694 gene encoding uncharacterized protein produces the protein MSHQCSCGRDLNNNYVSYTSAYANGSSGLDREANSSLSAGGGGKSTQLTAKVMFGTVGAIKDLREQEKSRKIAARAGDRRN, from the coding sequence ATGTCACATCAATGCAGTTGTGGTCGTGATCTAAACAACAATTATGTCTCGTATACGAGCGCCTATGCCAATGGTAGCTCCGGGCTGGATCGTGAAGCGAATAGCAGCCTATCGGCTGGCGGTGGTGGTAAATCTACACAACTAACCGCCAAAGTGATGTTCGGCACAGTGGGAGCGATTAAGGATTTGCGTGAGCAGGAAAAATCTCGAAAGATCGCTGCACGCGCCGGCGATCGACGCAattga